A region from the Salvia splendens isolate huo1 chromosome 15, SspV2, whole genome shotgun sequence genome encodes:
- the LOC121768908 gene encoding uncharacterized protein LOC121768908 isoform X3 — protein sequence MMCASLSNQQMTKMMTASSLALPCSRYDFGGCWIGCGKGKSAASTRNAAVKKMRLSISPLASSAALDHSPNMSRPDFYKEVLESARDKFTMEISFQSKDKDISLAKALLYVAAEDEAYLALNREMDARSIHNERKDTSSPPDAQGWDSVESMPMAGNNINGWLAELDTIANEVKAELVPREIGCDMGEVLDAVNKVLFEYRGLKRSPVLVDSKCSYLHSALSSGGASAILLSVVYIEVCQRLNLSIVGSRVGEDFLIWPRTGNPEELFKVISGHSLFAVVNGKCVDDPWSRASDVNSNSLLGLDVATNRDIIGITLANLIRLYWKRASRTNHGLMLTSPLRCVHNSEEKLNKSMPLLRPQELRF from the exons ATGATGTGTGCTTCATTGAGTAATCAGCAGATGACAAAGATGATGACTGCATCTTCCTTAGCTCTGCCTTGTAGCAG GTATGATTTTGGTGGATGTTGGATTGGTTGTGGTAAAGGGAAGAGTGCTGCTTCCACCAGAAATGCTGCAGTCAAGAAGATGAGGTTGAGCATTTCACCTCTGGCTTCTTCTGCTGCCTTAGATCACTCTCCCAATATGTCAAGACCCGATTTCTACAAGGAG GTGCTTGAATCTGCTAGAGACAAGTTCACTATGGAGATATCTTTCCAATCCAAGGATAAAGATATATCACTTGCAAAG GCTTTGCTCTATGTTGCCGCGGAAGATGAGGCGTATCTGGCTCTCAATCGTGAGATGGATGCTCGTTCAATCCACAATGAGAGGAAAGATACATCGTCGCCACCTGATGCCCAAGGGTGGGATTCCGTGGAGTCCATGCCAATGGCTGGAAATAATATAAATGGGTGGTTGGCGGAGCTGGACACCATAGCTAACGAGGTTAAGGCCGAGTTGGTTCCAAGAGAGATCGGATGTGATATGGGAGAAGTGTTGGATGCAGTGAACAAAGTCCTCTTCGAGTATAGAGGTTTAAAGAGGTCACCCGTCTTAGTAGATTCGAAGTGCTCATACCTGCACTCAGCATTAAGCTCTGGTGGCGCCAGCG CAATCTTGCTTAGTGTCGTCTACATTGAAGTTTGCCAAAGACTCAATCTTTCTATTGTGGGATCTCGTGTCGGGGAAGATTTTTTGATATGGCCCCGGACCGGAAATCCTGAG GAGTTGTTCAAAGTGATCTCAGGGCACAGCTTGTTCGCGGTTGTCAACGGGAAGTGCGTGGACGATCCATGGTCTAGGGCCTCAGATGTGAATAGCAACTCACTTTTGGGGCTAGACGTTGCAACCAACCGAGATATCATTGGAATCACTCTAGCCAATTTAATT CGGCTTTACTGGAAACGTGCTTCGAGAACGAACCACGGGTTGATGCTGACTTCTCCTCTCCGCTGTGTCCACAACTCTGAGGAGAAGCTCAACAAGAGCATGCCTCTACTGCGCCCTCAGGAGCTGAG GTTTTGA
- the LOC121768908 gene encoding uncharacterized protein LOC121768908 isoform X2 translates to MMCASLSNQQMTKMMTASSLALPCSRYDFGGCWIGCGKGKSAASTRNAAVKKMRLSISPLASSAALDHSPNMSRPDFYKEVLESARDKFTMEISFQSKDKDISLAKALLYVAAEDEAYLALNREMDARSIHNERKDTSSPPDAQGWDSVESMPMAGNNINGWLAELDTIANEVKAELVPREIGCDMGEVLDAVNKVLFEYRGLKRSPVLVDSKCSYLHSALSSGGASAILLSVVYIEVCQRLNLSIVGSRVGEDFLIWPRTGNPEELFKVISGHSLFAVVNGKCVDDPWSRASDVNSNSLLGLDVATNRDIIGITLANLIVSDVLTIKPSTSSLLKLVTYIAAALLETCFENEPRVDADFSSPLCPQL, encoded by the exons ATGATGTGTGCTTCATTGAGTAATCAGCAGATGACAAAGATGATGACTGCATCTTCCTTAGCTCTGCCTTGTAGCAG GTATGATTTTGGTGGATGTTGGATTGGTTGTGGTAAAGGGAAGAGTGCTGCTTCCACCAGAAATGCTGCAGTCAAGAAGATGAGGTTGAGCATTTCACCTCTGGCTTCTTCTGCTGCCTTAGATCACTCTCCCAATATGTCAAGACCCGATTTCTACAAGGAG GTGCTTGAATCTGCTAGAGACAAGTTCACTATGGAGATATCTTTCCAATCCAAGGATAAAGATATATCACTTGCAAAG GCTTTGCTCTATGTTGCCGCGGAAGATGAGGCGTATCTGGCTCTCAATCGTGAGATGGATGCTCGTTCAATCCACAATGAGAGGAAAGATACATCGTCGCCACCTGATGCCCAAGGGTGGGATTCCGTGGAGTCCATGCCAATGGCTGGAAATAATATAAATGGGTGGTTGGCGGAGCTGGACACCATAGCTAACGAGGTTAAGGCCGAGTTGGTTCCAAGAGAGATCGGATGTGATATGGGAGAAGTGTTGGATGCAGTGAACAAAGTCCTCTTCGAGTATAGAGGTTTAAAGAGGTCACCCGTCTTAGTAGATTCGAAGTGCTCATACCTGCACTCAGCATTAAGCTCTGGTGGCGCCAGCG CAATCTTGCTTAGTGTCGTCTACATTGAAGTTTGCCAAAGACTCAATCTTTCTATTGTGGGATCTCGTGTCGGGGAAGATTTTTTGATATGGCCCCGGACCGGAAATCCTGAG GAGTTGTTCAAAGTGATCTCAGGGCACAGCTTGTTCGCGGTTGTCAACGGGAAGTGCGTGGACGATCCATGGTCTAGGGCCTCAGATGTGAATAGCAACTCACTTTTGGGGCTAGACGTTGCAACCAACCGAGATATCATTGGAATCACTCTAGCCAATTTAATTGTGAGCGACGTCTTAACTATCAAACCATCAACCTCTTCGTTACTAAAATTGGTAACGTATATTGCAGCGGCTTTACTGGAAACGTGCTTCGAGAACGAACCACGGGTTGATGCTGACTTCTCCTCTCCGCTGTGTCCACAACTCTGA
- the LOC121768908 gene encoding uncharacterized protein LOC121768908 isoform X1 produces the protein MMCASLSNQQMTKMMTASSLALPCSRYDFGGCWIGCGKGKSAASTRNAAVKKMRLSISPLASSAALDHSPNMSRPDFYKEVLESARDKFTMEISFQSKDKDISLAKALLYVAAEDEAYLALNREMDARSIHNERKDTSSPPDAQGWDSVESMPMAGNNINGWLAELDTIANEVKAELVPREIGCDMGEVLDAVNKVLFEYRGLKRSPVLVDSKCSYLHSALSSGGASAILLSVVYIEVCQRLNLSIVGSRVGEDFLIWPRTGNPEELFKVISGHSLFAVVNGKCVDDPWSRASDVNSNSLLGLDVATNRDIIGITLANLIRLYWKRASRTNHGLMLTSPLRCVHNSEEKLNKSMPLLRPQELRLAIMASERLLILQPHNWAIRRDYGMLLYYSREYEAAVQELSICMAFAPEEEAEVLEPFVEKLHLMRLETSWNALGQNGRLTVP, from the exons ATGATGTGTGCTTCATTGAGTAATCAGCAGATGACAAAGATGATGACTGCATCTTCCTTAGCTCTGCCTTGTAGCAG GTATGATTTTGGTGGATGTTGGATTGGTTGTGGTAAAGGGAAGAGTGCTGCTTCCACCAGAAATGCTGCAGTCAAGAAGATGAGGTTGAGCATTTCACCTCTGGCTTCTTCTGCTGCCTTAGATCACTCTCCCAATATGTCAAGACCCGATTTCTACAAGGAG GTGCTTGAATCTGCTAGAGACAAGTTCACTATGGAGATATCTTTCCAATCCAAGGATAAAGATATATCACTTGCAAAG GCTTTGCTCTATGTTGCCGCGGAAGATGAGGCGTATCTGGCTCTCAATCGTGAGATGGATGCTCGTTCAATCCACAATGAGAGGAAAGATACATCGTCGCCACCTGATGCCCAAGGGTGGGATTCCGTGGAGTCCATGCCAATGGCTGGAAATAATATAAATGGGTGGTTGGCGGAGCTGGACACCATAGCTAACGAGGTTAAGGCCGAGTTGGTTCCAAGAGAGATCGGATGTGATATGGGAGAAGTGTTGGATGCAGTGAACAAAGTCCTCTTCGAGTATAGAGGTTTAAAGAGGTCACCCGTCTTAGTAGATTCGAAGTGCTCATACCTGCACTCAGCATTAAGCTCTGGTGGCGCCAGCG CAATCTTGCTTAGTGTCGTCTACATTGAAGTTTGCCAAAGACTCAATCTTTCTATTGTGGGATCTCGTGTCGGGGAAGATTTTTTGATATGGCCCCGGACCGGAAATCCTGAG GAGTTGTTCAAAGTGATCTCAGGGCACAGCTTGTTCGCGGTTGTCAACGGGAAGTGCGTGGACGATCCATGGTCTAGGGCCTCAGATGTGAATAGCAACTCACTTTTGGGGCTAGACGTTGCAACCAACCGAGATATCATTGGAATCACTCTAGCCAATTTAATT CGGCTTTACTGGAAACGTGCTTCGAGAACGAACCACGGGTTGATGCTGACTTCTCCTCTCCGCTGTGTCCACAACTCTGAGGAGAAGCTCAACAAGAGCATGCCTCTACTGCGCCCTCAGGAGCTGAG GCTCGCGATCATGGCTTCGGAGAGGTTACTGATCCTTCAGCCGCACAATTGGGCTATAAGACGAGACTATGGCATGTTGCTCTACTACAGCCG TGAATATGAGGCCGCGGTTCAAGAGCTCAGCATCTGTATGGCCTTTGCACCGGAAGAAGAAGCCGAGGTTCTTGAGCCTTTTGTCGAGAAGCTGCATCTCATGCGGCTTGAGACGTCGTGGAACGCGTTGGGACAAAATGGCCGGTTAACGGTGCCTTGA
- the LOC121766760 gene encoding probable carotenoid cleavage dioxygenase 4, chloroplastic, translating into MYRFGTRLKYGNSGNTTTDTLSETFTLITAKSSSTIFHNLTKNSSTIFYNLTKKLPKTDQTIINFKSPLPSIFKSLDDFICNVIDLPLPPSLDPKHVLSGNFAPVSELPPTACDAVEGSLPGCLDGGAYIRNGPNPHFFPNGPYHLFEGDGMLHMIKFSHGKPTFCCRYVNTHKHAVEREIGYPFVPSIFSSFNGGLLASISRFFLTTARVIAGQFDPINHGLGPANTSLALISDRLFALCESDLPYAIEITAEGDLKTLGRHDFGLKSAPFSRMTAHPKIDCVTGEAFAYEYVGTPPSLKLFRIDSDGKRQKHVPISMEKFTAIHDFAVTERYAVIPDVQIVVNPWSILKGRSPVEIDREKVARLGVIPRYAEDEGEMVWIEAAGFNPVHCASAWEEDGGDTVCVVASNAMAVDKLLENVGSAEMRMEKIVVDVKRKTVVRRQRLSPEILDFGVINPAYAAKKHRYIYAAIVCELRLIGVVKLDLSIPIKGSGGDCAVASRWYGPSCHGSEPFFVAREPNNPTAEEDDGYLVTYLHDDNTPQSKFIVMDAKSPNLDIIAAVKLPQRIPTGFHGLFLSESDLNKLIRQSC; encoded by the exons ATGTATCGGTTTGGAACACGATTGAAGTATGGTAATAGTGGCAACACCACAACGG ATACCCTATCTGAAACGT TTACACTCATCACTGCAAAATCTTCTTCCACCATTTTTCACAATCTCACAAAGAATTCTTCCACCATTTTCTACAATCTCACAAAAAAACTCCCAAAAACTGATCAAACTATCATCAATTTCAAATCTCCATTACCCTCCATCTTCAAATCATTAGACGATTTCATATGCAATGTCATCGACCTACCCCTCCCCCCCTCTCTCGACCCCAAACACGTCCTCTCCGGCAACTTCGCCCCGGTGTCCGAGCTCCCCCCAACCGCCTGCGACGCGGTGGAGGGCTCCCTCCCCGGCTGCCTCGACGGCGGAGCCTACATCCGCAACGGCCCAAACCCTCACTTCTTCCCAAACGGGCCCTACCACTTATTCGAGGGCGACGGAATGCTTCACATGATCAAATTCTCTCACGGCAAACCCACATTCTGCTGCCGCTACGTCAACACGCACAAACACGCAGTGGAGCGTGAAATTGGCTATCCATTTGTCCCGAGCATCTTCTCCTCCTTCAACGGCGGCCTCTTAGCTTCAATTTCCCGCTTTTTTCTAACTACAGCTAGGGTAATCGCCGGCCAATTCGATCCGATCAATCACGGCCTCGGCCCTGCTAATACCAGCTTAGCCCTAATTTCAGATCGCCTCTTTGCCCTCTGCGAGTCAGATCTCCCCTACGCTATTGAGATAACGGCGGAGggagatctaaaaaccctaggTCGCCATGATTTCGGATTAAAATCGGCGCCATTCTCGAGGATGACGGCGCATCCGAAGATCGATTGCGTCACCGGAGAAGCATTCGCGTACGAATACGTTGGGACTCCGCCGTCGCTGAAGCTTTTCCGGATCGATTCCGACGGAAAACGGCAGAAGCACGTGCCGATTTCGATGGAGAAATTCACGGCGATTCATGATTTTGCGGTGACGGAGAGGTACGCGGTAATCCCCGACGTGCAGATCGTGGTGAATCCGTGGTCGATTTTGAAGGGGAGGTCGCCGGTGGAGATAGATCGGGAGAAGGTGGCGAGGCTGGGGGTGATTCCGAGGTACGCAGAGGATGAGGGGGAGATGGTGTGGATCGAGGCGGCGGGGTTTAATCCGGTGCACTGCGCGAGTGCGTGGGAGGAAGACGGGGGCGACACCGTGTGTGTGGTGGCGTCGAATGCGATGGCGGTGGATAAGTTGCTGGAGAACGTTGGCAGCGCGGAGATGAGGATGGAGAAGATAGTGGTGGATGTGAAGAGGAAGACGGTGGTGCGGAGACAGAGGTTGTCGCCGGAGATTCTCGACTTTGGAGTTATTAATCCTGCTTATGCAGCTAAGAAACATCG GTACATTTATGCAGCAATAGTATGTGAACTACGGTTGATCGGGGTGGTGAAGTTAGACCTATCGATACCAATCAAAGGATCCGGTGGCGATTGTGCGGTGGCTAGTCGCTGGTATGGGCCGAGTTGTCATGGAAGTGAGCCTTTTTTCGTGGCGAGGGAGCCCAATAATCCGACTGCGGAGGAAGATGATGGCTATCTAGTGACATATTTACATGATGACAATACTCCACAATCCAAGTTCATAGTAATGGATGCCAAGTCTCCTAATCTTGATATAATCGCCGCCGTGAAGCTGCCGCAGCGGATCCCCACCGGCTTCCACGGCCTCTTTCTGTCAGAGTCTGACCTCAATAAACTAATTAGACAAAGTTGCTAA
- the LOC121766761 gene encoding uncharacterized protein LOC121766761 — protein sequence MADPTPPSGLLTGGNAQELGADQSRRFTAGVRIGEGPETSSAPRPAAATADPAAAALDRILARLDQMEFRMDAWDRRGDRGETTRRPEPNTTYLSDDGDGEGYRSQGEFWPADGEGPSDFNHDRRLRGGAFRRRRGLGREGLRRDLGPTHSGSGEGPYRTQTGPRPRTSWDRPTDRVAMNLDRGFREYRHPTSWDSPVPRQNMSGGRTDRPKDLSMKAPRFDGSDATNWISRVEYYFDHLQMPDYERLHYVVMLFQPPAAEWIFNYRENNPVVTWQEFLGDVRHRFDPQSFRNCIGPLSKLVQTGSVAEYHDAFERYLNRVRGLSEEALIPIFITGLKEPIQEKVELQQPGSLAETMALALRLAVSHEERHPPQSRNKWGSRDNRVSSTTPAAQPSHPDTATRDSPRPTFRPIRVSNAEKAERSRKGLEKWVPGHVCKHKMLSYVGEEDGDNVAEESDCSEDGDTLITADLSHLHALAGGPKARTFNVVGRIAETTVSILIDTGSTHDFLHPRVAEQLQLPLTPIRPFRVYVGNGASLVCSHIARGTKLSVQGVDFFIDLHIMEIHGPDIVLGMDWLESLGKVSADFVGKTLEFTQNGVRVSLHGVQPAPRLISLQSLAMLTAHSSSHEFYEIVRMDTGPGGAGPTAAEEFPPDTPHDVWIVLDQFRDVFAVPTRMTPRRGFDHRIHLLPDTKPVNVRPYRYPYFQKNEIERQVREMLDQGIIQHSHSPFSSLVLLIRKKDGTFRFCIDYRALNLATVPDHFPIPTADELFDELGRARFFTKLDLRSGYHQIRMHDADVFKTAFRTHDGHFEFLVMPFGLTNAP from the coding sequence ATGGCGGATCCAACACCACCGTCTGGTCTCCTTACCGGCGGCAACGCTCAGGAGTTGGGGGCCGATCAGTCCCGCCGCTTCACGGCGGGTGTTCGTATCGGGGAAGGTCCGGAGACCAGCAGCGCGCCACGTCCGGCTGCCGCGACCGCCGACCCTGCGGCGGCTGCGCTGGACCGTATTCTAGCGCGTTTGGATCAGATGGAATTCAGGATGGATGCGTGGGATAGAAGGGGTGATCGGGGGGAGACTACACGCCGCCCCGAACCGAACACTACGTATTTGTCCGACGACGGGGACGGCGAGGGGTATCGCTCCCAGGGAGAATTTTGGCCGGCGGACGGAGAGGGGCCCTCGGACTTCAACCACGACAGGCGATTACGTGGTGGGGCTTTCCGCCGGCGACGAGGGTTGGGACGCGAAGGTCTCAGGCGTGACCTAGGGCCCACACATTCGGGCTCTGGCGAAGGGCCTTATCGCACACAAACTGGGCCACGGCCTCGCACTAGCTGGGACCGACCGACTGATCGCGTCGCAATGAATCTTGATAGGGGCTTCCGGGAGTATCGCCACCCGACATCGTGGGACTCCCCTGTGCCCCGGCAGAACATGTCAGGCGGCAGAACGGACAGACCAAAGGACCTGTCCATGAAGGCGCCCCGTTTCGACGGGTCTGACGCGACGAATTGGATCTCCAGGGTCGAGTATTATTTCGACCATTTGCAGATGCCGGATTATGAACGCCTTCACTACGTGGTTATGCTTTTTCAGCCACCGGCGGCGGAATGGATCTTTAATTATCGGGAGAATAACCCTGTGGTGACGTGGCAGGAGTTTTTGGGGGATGTGCGACACAGGTTCGATCCACAGAGCTTCCGGAATTGCATTGGACCGTTATCCAAGTTGGTGCAGACGGGGTCGGTCGCCGAATATCACGACGCGTTTGAGCGATATTTGAATCGCGTGAGAGGGCTTTCGGAGGAAGCATTGATCCCGATATTCATAACTGGCCTTAAGGAACCGATCCAAGAGAAAGTAGAGTTACAGCAGCCGGGTTCGTTGGCAGAGACGATGGCTTTGGCCTTGAGGTTGGCAGTGTCGCACGAGGAAAGGCACCCTCCCCAATCCCGCAACAAGTGGGGCAGCCGCGACAACAGGGTGTCGTCCACGACCCCGGCCGCCCAACCAAGCCACCCAGACACGGCAACACGGGATTCCCCACGTCCAACCTTCCGCCCGATTCGAGTCTCGAACGCGGAAAAGGCGGAACGCTCCCGGAAGGGGCTGGAGAAGTGGGTGCCGGGCCATGTGTGCAAACACaagatgctttcttacgtgggTGAGGAGGATGGCGACAATGTGGCCGAGGAATCTGATTGTAGTGAGGACGGTGACACGCTTATTACGGCCGACTTATCGCACCTCCATGCCTTGGCAGGGGGCCCTAAGGCGAGAACGTTTAATGTGGTGGGGAGAATAGCAGAGACCACGGTCAGCATTCTGATCGACACGGGCAGCACCCATGATTTTCTTCATCCTAGAGTGGCGGAGCAATTACAATTGCCCCTGACGCCTATACGCCCGTTTCGCGTTTATGTGGGCAACGGGGCATCATTGGTGTGCTCTCATATTGCGCGGGGTACCAAGCTATCCGTTCAAGGGGTCGACTTCTTCATCGACTTGCACATTATGGAAATCCACGGGCCTGATATTGTcctgggaatggattggctcgAGTCATTGGGCAAGGTCTCGGCGGATTTTGTGGGGAAGACTCTGGAATTTACCCAGAACGGGGTTCGCGTGTCGTTGCACGGGGTCCAGCCAGCCCCACGCCTCATATCCCTTCAGTCCTTGGCCATGCTGACAGCTCACTCGTCGTCTCACGAGTTCTACGAGATTGTGCGGATGGACACGGGGCCTGGGGGTGCAGGGCCGACGGCGGCAGAGGAGTTTCCGCCCGATACCCCCCATGATGTCTGGATCGTGTTGGACCAGTTTCGGGACGTGTTTGCAGTTCCAACGAGGATGACTCCGCGGCGGGGTTTTGACCACCGTATCCACCTCCTACCGGACACTAAACCGGTAAATGTGCGGCCTTACCGTTATCCCTATTTTCAGAAGAACGAAATAGAGCGACAGGTGCGGGAGATGCTCGACCAAGGGATAATTCAACACAGCCACAGTCCGTTTTCGTCCCTGGTACTCCTTATACGGAAAAAGGATGGGACCTTCAGATTCTGCATTGACTACCGGGCCCTGAACCTGGCCACGGTCCCGGATCATTTTCCCATCCCGACCGCGGATGAACTGTTCGATGAGCTCGGCAGAGCGCGGTTTTTTACCAAACTGGACTTGCGCTCGGGCTACCATCAAATCCGCATGCATGACGCGGATGTCTTCAAGACGGCTTTTCGAACCCACGACGGCCATTTTGAATTCTTGGTTATGCCATTTGGACTCACTAATGCCCCCTAG
- the LOC121769030 gene encoding protein GET4-like isoform X2 produces MSRERARRVTLAPAEETIEKIKKVVEEGNFYGAQQMYKSLGSRYLEALDIFHSGACLQLANGQVTCGTELAVLFVENLVKGKIAYDDDTLDRIRQIYKKFPRISVPQNLDLADDADMQQLTEALGAAKTRTEGCSSFLRAAIKWSTEFGGQRNGSSEIHDMLADYLYTESPELDMSKVTYHFVRGKNPKKFGLTLVNFMGKCYPGEDDLAVARAVLMYLAQGNLRDAIILMDEIKKQVQQSEGVNFPQSDLMQFTNFLLETLQRDALPLFNMLRDRFRQSISREHLFNELLDEIAEKFYGVRRRNSMPGGMFGEIFKMMAGE; encoded by the exons ATGTCACGAGAAAGGGCCAGACGTGTCACACTAGCACCAGCTGAAGAG ACTATTGAGAAGATTAAGAAAGTTGTAGAGGAAGGCAACTTCTATGGCGCTCAACAAATGTATAAGTCTCTTGGTTCCAG GTACTTAGAAGCCTTGGATATTTTTCACTCAGGGGCTTGCTTACAATTAGCAAATGGACAG GTTACATGTGGTACTGAGCTTGCTGTCTTGTTTGTGGAGAATCTTGTTAAAGGAAAGATCGCTTATGATGATGACACACTTG ATCGTATCAGGCAAATTTACAAGAAGTTTCCACGAATATCTGTGCCGCAAAATTTGGACCTAGCAGATGATGCTGATATGCAGCAACTCACTGAAGCTCTAGGAGCTGCAAAAACACGTACTGAGGGTTGCTCATCATTCTTGAGAGCTGCTATCAA GTGGTCTACAGAATTTGGAGGTCAGAGGAATGGATCTTCTGAAATTCATGACATGCTAGCTGACTACCTATACACAGAATCGCCTGAGTTG GATATGTCCAAAGTAACGTATCATTTTGTTCGAGGGAAGAATCCAAAGAAGTTTGGTCTTACTCTAGTCAATTTCATGGGCAAG TGTTATCCTGGTGAAGACGATCTTGCTGTTGCACGTGCAGTTCTGAT GTACTTAGCTCAAGGTAATCTTAGAGATGCTATTATCCTTATGGATGAGATTAAGAAGCAAGTGCAACAATCTGAAGGAGTCAATTTTCCTCAATCTGATCTAATGCAGTTCACCAATTTTCTTCTAGAAAC GTTGCAGAGAGATGCATTGCCTCTCTTCAATATGTTGCGTGACCGTTTCAGACAAAGTATAAGCAGGGAGCATCTCTTTAACGAA CTGCTGGATGAAATCGCGGAGAAGTTTTATGGAGTACGACGTAGAAATTCCATGCCGGGAGGAATGTTTGGGGAAATTTTCAAG ATGATGGCAGGAGAATAG
- the LOC121769030 gene encoding protein GET4-like isoform X1: protein MSRERARRVTLAPAEETIEKIKKVVEEGNFYGAQQMYKSLGSRYASADRYLEALDIFHSGACLQLANGQVTCGTELAVLFVENLVKGKIAYDDDTLDRIRQIYKKFPRISVPQNLDLADDADMQQLTEALGAAKTRTEGCSSFLRAAIKWSTEFGGQRNGSSEIHDMLADYLYTESPELDMSKVTYHFVRGKNPKKFGLTLVNFMGKCYPGEDDLAVARAVLMYLAQGNLRDAIILMDEIKKQVQQSEGVNFPQSDLMQFTNFLLETLQRDALPLFNMLRDRFRQSISREHLFNELLDEIAEKFYGVRRRNSMPGGMFGEIFKMMAGE from the exons ATGTCACGAGAAAGGGCCAGACGTGTCACACTAGCACCAGCTGAAGAG ACTATTGAGAAGATTAAGAAAGTTGTAGAGGAAGGCAACTTCTATGGCGCTCAACAAATGTATAAGTCTCTTGGTTCCAG GTATGCTTCTGCTGACAGGTACTTAGAAGCCTTGGATATTTTTCACTCAGGGGCTTGCTTACAATTAGCAAATGGACAG GTTACATGTGGTACTGAGCTTGCTGTCTTGTTTGTGGAGAATCTTGTTAAAGGAAAGATCGCTTATGATGATGACACACTTG ATCGTATCAGGCAAATTTACAAGAAGTTTCCACGAATATCTGTGCCGCAAAATTTGGACCTAGCAGATGATGCTGATATGCAGCAACTCACTGAAGCTCTAGGAGCTGCAAAAACACGTACTGAGGGTTGCTCATCATTCTTGAGAGCTGCTATCAA GTGGTCTACAGAATTTGGAGGTCAGAGGAATGGATCTTCTGAAATTCATGACATGCTAGCTGACTACCTATACACAGAATCGCCTGAGTTG GATATGTCCAAAGTAACGTATCATTTTGTTCGAGGGAAGAATCCAAAGAAGTTTGGTCTTACTCTAGTCAATTTCATGGGCAAG TGTTATCCTGGTGAAGACGATCTTGCTGTTGCACGTGCAGTTCTGAT GTACTTAGCTCAAGGTAATCTTAGAGATGCTATTATCCTTATGGATGAGATTAAGAAGCAAGTGCAACAATCTGAAGGAGTCAATTTTCCTCAATCTGATCTAATGCAGTTCACCAATTTTCTTCTAGAAAC GTTGCAGAGAGATGCATTGCCTCTCTTCAATATGTTGCGTGACCGTTTCAGACAAAGTATAAGCAGGGAGCATCTCTTTAACGAA CTGCTGGATGAAATCGCGGAGAAGTTTTATGGAGTACGACGTAGAAATTCCATGCCGGGAGGAATGTTTGGGGAAATTTTCAAG ATGATGGCAGGAGAATAG
- the LOC121769030 gene encoding protein GET4-like isoform X3, with product MDRLHVVLSLLSCLWRILLKERSLMMMTHLSVADRIRQIYKKFPRISVPQNLDLADDADMQQLTEALGAAKTRTEGCSSFLRAAIKWSTEFGGQRNGSSEIHDMLADYLYTESPELDMSKVTYHFVRGKNPKKFGLTLVNFMGKCYPGEDDLAVARAVLMYLAQGNLRDAIILMDEIKKQVQQSEGVNFPQSDLMQFTNFLLETLQRDALPLFNMLRDRFRQSISREHLFNELLDEIAEKFYGVRRRNSMPGGMFGEIFKMMAGE from the exons ATGGACAG GTTACATGTGGTACTGAGCTTGCTGTCTTGTTTGTGGAGAATCTTGTTAAAGGAAAGATCGCTTATGATGATGACACACTTG TCTGTTGCAGATCGTATCAGGCAAATTTACAAGAAGTTTCCACGAATATCTGTGCCGCAAAATTTGGACCTAGCAGATGATGCTGATATGCAGCAACTCACTGAAGCTCTAGGAGCTGCAAAAACACGTACTGAGGGTTGCTCATCATTCTTGAGAGCTGCTATCAA GTGGTCTACAGAATTTGGAGGTCAGAGGAATGGATCTTCTGAAATTCATGACATGCTAGCTGACTACCTATACACAGAATCGCCTGAGTTG GATATGTCCAAAGTAACGTATCATTTTGTTCGAGGGAAGAATCCAAAGAAGTTTGGTCTTACTCTAGTCAATTTCATGGGCAAG TGTTATCCTGGTGAAGACGATCTTGCTGTTGCACGTGCAGTTCTGAT GTACTTAGCTCAAGGTAATCTTAGAGATGCTATTATCCTTATGGATGAGATTAAGAAGCAAGTGCAACAATCTGAAGGAGTCAATTTTCCTCAATCTGATCTAATGCAGTTCACCAATTTTCTTCTAGAAAC GTTGCAGAGAGATGCATTGCCTCTCTTCAATATGTTGCGTGACCGTTTCAGACAAAGTATAAGCAGGGAGCATCTCTTTAACGAA CTGCTGGATGAAATCGCGGAGAAGTTTTATGGAGTACGACGTAGAAATTCCATGCCGGGAGGAATGTTTGGGGAAATTTTCAAG ATGATGGCAGGAGAATAG